One segment of Haliotis asinina isolate JCU_RB_2024 chromosome 12, JCU_Hal_asi_v2, whole genome shotgun sequence DNA contains the following:
- the LOC137258059 gene encoding NF-kappa-B inhibitor-interacting Ras-like protein 2, protein MPVKIGKMLMCGQTGVGKTSMVEQLLYANHVIEATPMQATIEDIYTAVIETDRGVKEKIRIFDIGGLDGTNTDLPKHYLNFPDGFVLVYDVTNFESFKKLDKLKRDIDKTRDKKEIHIIVIGNKSELTEHRQVDFNTAMAWAGKEKLRLWEVSVTNRQSLVEPFVWLASKITTPPSKSTFLPTRKAKSVSLES, encoded by the exons ATGCCCGTGAAGATTGGCAAAATGTTGATGTGCGGGCAGACCGGTGTTGGGAAGACATCGATGGTTGAGCAGCTGCTGTATGCGAATCACGTCATCGAAGCCACG CCAATGCAGGCCACCATAGAAGACATCTACACTGCTGTGATTGAGACTGATCGTGGCGTAAAGGAGAAAATCCGCATCTTCGACATCGGAGGCCTT GATGGGACCAACACAGATTTACCAAAACACTACCTCAACTTTCCCGAT GGCTTTGTGCTGGTTTATGATGTAACAAACTTTGAGTCTTTCAAGAAACTGGACAAACTGAAGCGAGACATTGACAAAACAAGGGACAAGAAGGAG ATTCACATCATCGTCATTGGCAACAAGAGTGAGTTAACAGAACACCGACAGGTGGACTTCAACACCGCCATGGCCTGGGCTGGCAAGGAGAAAT TGCGACTCTGGGAAGTCTCTGTCACAAACCGCCAGTCTCTTGTTGAACCATTTGTGTGGCTGGCATCCAAGATCACAACTCCACCTA GCAAGTCGACATTCCTGCCAACCAGGAAAGCCAAGTCTGTGAGTCTGGAGAGCTAG
- the LOC137258047 gene encoding alanine aminotransferase 2-like yields MLRTAERRLENAARRAGCLALRGKTGEKMCSRGKVLTVANMNPFVKTMEYAVRGPIVIRAGEIEQELAKGVKKSFPDVIRANIGDCHAVGQRPLTFIRQVSALCTYPELLNDPNMPSDAKQRASRILKACGGESIGAYSDSAGVRVIREDVANYIAARDGHPCSPDDIFLSTGASDGIKNVMKLAMTGETGNKRAGVMIPIPQYPLYTATIAEYNAHPIGYFLDEDNGWALDINELKRAISEARTQCQPRAIVIINPGNPTGQVLTRKNIEDIIKFAKEENLLLMADEVYQHNVYAENSEFHSFKKVLMEMGSPYNEMEMASFMSTSKGYMGECGFRGGYSEVINLDPDVKAMLVKSISAKLCSSVSGQAVMDVVVNPPQPGEPSYELFNKEKTEVLSQLAEKAKMVTKTFNSMEGIRCNEVQGAMYAFPRITLPQKAIDAAKAKGQAPDAFYCFSLLEDTGICVVPGSGFGQLPGTFHFRTTILPPVAKLGEMMERFREFHNKFLSEYS; encoded by the exons ATGTTACGAACGGCTGAGAGACGCCTTGAGAACGCAGCAAGACGCGCAGGATGTCTTGCTCTCAGAGGAAAGACTGGGGAGAAGATGTGCTCGAGAGGGAAGGTGTTGACAGTCGCAAATATGAACCCTTTCGTGAAAACGATGGAGTATGCTGTTCGCGGTCCCATCGTAATCAGGGCTGGCGAAATAGAACAGGAACTGGCAAAG GGTGTAAAGAAGTCTTTTCCTGATGTGATCAGAGCCAATATTGGTGACTGTCATGCTGTCGGACAACGCCCCTTGACCTTCATCAGACAG GTGTCAGCTCTGTGCACCTACCCTGAACTTTTGAATGATCCAAACATGCCATCAGATGCCAAGCAGAGAGCAAGCAGGATACTGAAAGCATGTGGAGGAGAGAGCATAG GAGCCTACAGCGACAGTGCTGGTGTGAGAGTGATCCGTGAGGATGTTGCCAATTACATCGCCGCTCGTGATGGACACCCATGCAGCCCAGATGATATTTTCCTCAGCACCGGGGCCAGTGATGGAATAAAG AATGTCATGAAACTGGCAATGACCGGAGAGACTGGGAACAAACGTGCCGGAGTGATGATTCCGATTCCTCAGTACCCTTTGTACACTGCAACCATAGCTGAATACAATGCTCATCCT ATTGGCTACTTCCTGGATGAGGACAATGGCTGGGCACTGGACATTAATGAGTTGAAGAGGGCCATCTCCGAGGCCAGGACTCAGTGTCAGCCTCGTGCCATCGTCATCATCAACCCTGGCAACCCAACAG GCCAGGTGTTAACGAGAAAGAACATTGAAGATATTATCAAgtttgccaaggaggagaaccTGCTGCTGATGGCTGATGAG GTATACCAACACAATGTCTACGCTGAGAACTCTGAGTTTCACAGCTTCAAGAAGGTTTTGATGGAGATGGGATCACCATACAATGAAATGGAGATGGCGTCATTCATGTCCACGTCTAAAGGATACATGGGAGA ATGTGGATTTAGAGGAGGTTATTCAGAGGTCATTAACCTTGACCCTGATGTAAAGGCAATGTTAGTGAAGTCAATATCGGCAAAACTCTGTTCATCTGTGTCTGGCCAG GCTGTGATGGACGTCGTGGTCAACCCACCACAGCCAGGTGAACCTTCGTATGAGCTCTTTAATAAG GAAAAGACTGAGGTCCTGAGTCAGCTTGCAGAGAAAGCCAAGATGGTGACCAAGACCTTCAACTCCATGGAAGGTATCCGATGTAATGAGGTGCAGGGAGCCATGTACGCCTTCCCGCGTATCACACTGCCACAAAAGGCCATCGATGCTGCGAAG GCCAAGGGACAGGCACCGGACGCCTTCTACTGCTTCAGTCTGCTGGAGGACACTGGGATATGTGTGGTGCCAGGAAGTGGCTTTGGACAGCTGCCAGGGACATTCCACTTTAG AACCACCATTCTTCCTCCTGTGGCCAAGCTGGGTGAGATGATGGAGAGGTTTCGGGAATTCCATAACAAGTTCCTCTCCGAGTATTCCTAG